A stretch of Lathyrus oleraceus cultivar Zhongwan6 chromosome 6, CAAS_Psat_ZW6_1.0, whole genome shotgun sequence DNA encodes these proteins:
- the LOC127092373 gene encoding adenylate kinase 1, chloroplastic, translated as MAAVTRLSTRASFLSSIANRYLSSELNSHAPFRLVPTRGEDQKNSHVRWVFLGCPGVGKGTYASRLSNLLGVPHIATGDLVREELASSGPLSSRLSEIVNQGQLVSDEIIINLLSKRLVAGEAKGDLGFILDGFPRTIKQAEILEGVTDIDLVINLRLREDVLLEKCLGRRICNQCGGNFNVASIDIKAENGSPGIVMAPLLPPVNCMSKLNTRSDDTEVVVKERLRIYNELSRPVEEFYRNRGKLLEFNLPGGIPESWPKLLHALNLDDYEDKHSAAA; from the exons ATGGCGGCCGTCACCCGCCTTTCTACGCGCGCGTCTTTCCTCTCTTCCATCGCGAACCGATATCTATCCTCCGAGCTCAACTCCCACGCGCCATTCCGTCTTGTTCCTACGCGCGGAGAAGATCAGAAGAACAGTCACGTACGGTGGGTCTTCCTCGGTTGTCCTGGCGTCGGGAAAGGGACCTACGCTAGCCGTCTGTCCAATCTCCTCGGCGTCCCTCACATCGCCACCGGTGATCTCGTTCGCGAAGAGCTCGCCTCCTCCGGTCCACTCTCTTCACGG CTATCAGAAATTGTAAATCAAGGTCAACTGGTGTCGGATGAAATCATTATAAATTTATTGTCAAAGAGACTTGTTGCCGGGGAAGCTAAAGGTGATCTGGGATTTATTCTTGATGGTTTTCCTCGAACAATTAAGCAAGCA GAAATATTGGAAGGGGTAACTGATATTGACTTGGTTATCAATCTAAGGCTTCGAGAAGATGTACTGCTTGAGAAATGCCTTGGTAGGAGAATTTGTAATCAGTGCGGAGGAAATTTTAATGTTGCTTCCATTGACATCAAGGCTGAGAATGGGAGCCCTGGAATTGTCATGGCTCCGCTTCTTCCTCCTGTCAATTGTATGTCGAAGCTCAATACTCGGTCAGATGATACTGAAGTAGTTGTCAAAGAAAGGCTTCGGATATACAATGAATTG AGTCGGCCTGTGGAAGAGTTTTACCGCAATAGAGGGAAATTATTAGAGTTTAACCTGCCTGGAGGAATCCCAGAATCTTGGCCAAAGTTGCTACATGCTCTTAATCTTGATGATTATGAGGATAAGCACTCTGCTGCAGCATAA